One Polaribacter reichenbachii genomic window, TGTTAAAGAAATTACTCCAACTTTTGCTTTCGAACAATTATCACACATGAAAGGTGGTCCTTCTGTAGAAGTATTATTAGATATTGCTTTAGGAAGTGATGAAGCAAAAGCGAACCAAGCTGCAGAAGTTTTAAAAACACAGGTTTTTCTTTACGATGCAGATACAAATCGATTAGAAGAAGCATTTAATAATGGAAGCAAAATTGCAAGAGAACTTATAGAAAGTTATGCTAACGCAGAGTTTTTTACCAAACTACCAGAGATTGAAGAAGAAATAGAAATTGTAACTTTTGTTGCAGGAGTTGGTGATATTTCTACGGATTTATTATCTCCAGGAGCAGATGCGCATTCAAGATCAGATCGTGAGTTACATGGTCAATGTATGTTTGAGCATAATAAAGAAATGCAGAATGAATTATTAGCATTAAAAGAAAAGCATCCAAATAAACGTGTGATGTTAATTGCTGATAAAGGAACAATGGGAGTTGGTTCTTCAAGAATGTCTGGTGTAAATAATGTTGCATTATGGACAGGTATTTCTTCAAGCCCTTATGTACCATTTATTAATATTGCACCAGTAATTGCTGGTACAAATGGTATTGCCCCAATTTTCTTAACAACAGTTGGTGTAACTGGTGGTATTGGTATCGATTTAAAAAACTGGGTAAAGCAACAAGATGCTAAAGGAAATACTATTGTAGATGAAGATGGAGAGCCAATCTTAAAAGAAAAATATTCTGTTGCTACAGGTACAGTATTTACTATAAATACAAAAACTAAAGAATTATTAAAAGATGGAGAAGTAGTTAAAGATATTTCTACAGCTTTAACACCACCAAAAAAAGAATTTATTAAAGCAGGAGGTTCTTATGCTGTTGTTTTTGGTAAAAAATTACAAACATTTGCTTGTAAAGTTTTAGGAAAAGATGTTCCTCAAGTTTATGCAGTTGCAAAAGAAGTTTCTATAGAAGGTCAAGGTTTAACTGCTGTTGAGAAAATTTTCAACAGAAATGCTGTAGGAACTACTCCAGGAAAAACATTACATGCTGGTTCTAACGTAAGAGTAGAAGTAAACATTGTAGGTTCTCAAGATACTACAGGTTTAATGACTTCTCAAGAATTAGAGATGATGGCTGCAACAGTTATTTCTCCTATTGTAGATACTGGTTACCAATCAGGATGTCATACAGCTTCTGTTTGGGATGATAAGTCTAAAGCTAACATTCCAAGATTAATGAAGTTTATGAACGACTTTGGTTTAGTTACTGCACGTCATCCAGAAGGGAACTACCATGCAATGACAGATGTGATTCATAAAGTTTTAAATGATCTTGCTGTTGATGATTGGGATGTTATTATTGGTGGAGATTCACATACACGTATGGCAAAAGGAGTTGCTTTTGGTGCAGATTCAGGTACTGTTGCTTTAGCTTTAGCAACTGGTGAGGCTACAATGCCAATTCCAGAGTCTGTAAAGGTTACTTTTAAAGGTGAAATGAAGCCTTATATGGATTTTCGTGACGTGGTTCACGCTACGCAACAGCAGATGTTAGAGCAGTTTGATG contains:
- a CDS encoding bifunctional aconitate hydratase 2/2-methylisocitrate dehydratase, which produces MSIYNDYLKEIEERKQQGLHPKPIDGAELLSAIITQIKDLNNEHRDDSLNFFIYNVLPGTTSAAVVKAKFLKEIILEQEVVKEITPTFAFEQLSHMKGGPSVEVLLDIALGSDEAKANQAAEVLKTQVFLYDADTNRLEEAFNNGSKIARELIESYANAEFFTKLPEIEEEIEIVTFVAGVGDISTDLLSPGADAHSRSDRELHGQCMFEHNKEMQNELLALKEKHPNKRVMLIADKGTMGVGSSRMSGVNNVALWTGISSSPYVPFINIAPVIAGTNGIAPIFLTTVGVTGGIGIDLKNWVKQQDAKGNTIVDEDGEPILKEKYSVATGTVFTINTKTKELLKDGEVVKDISTALTPPKKEFIKAGGSYAVVFGKKLQTFACKVLGKDVPQVYAVAKEVSIEGQGLTAVEKIFNRNAVGTTPGKTLHAGSNVRVEVNIVGSQDTTGLMTSQELEMMAATVISPIVDTGYQSGCHTASVWDDKSKANIPRLMKFMNDFGLVTARHPEGNYHAMTDVIHKVLNDLAVDDWDVIIGGDSHTRMAKGVAFGADSGTVALALATGEATMPIPESVKVTFKGEMKPYMDFRDVVHATQQQMLEQFDGENVFQGKIIEVHIGTLTSDQAFTFTDWTAEMKAKASICISEDETLIESLEISRDRIQIMIDKGMDNPKQDLKGLVDKANTRIIEIKTGTKSALKPDADAKYYQEVVIDLDKIIEPMIADPDVYNEDVSKRYTHDCINPLSFYGGVKKVDLGFIGSCMIHKGDMQILAQMLKNIEKQQGKVVFNAPLVVAPPTYNIVDELKAEGDWDVLVKYSGFEFDDSAPKGLARTKYENMLYLERPGCNLCMGNQEKAEAGDTVMATSTRLFQGRVVRDTDEKKGESLLSSTPVVVLSTILGRTPTIEEYQAAVDGIVLTKFKPSTKQLVN